The following coding sequences lie in one Hippopotamus amphibius kiboko isolate mHipAmp2 chromosome 7, mHipAmp2.hap2, whole genome shotgun sequence genomic window:
- the EVA1A gene encoding protein eva-1 homolog A isoform X2, translating to MVHLSPENPERAALYFVSGVCIGLVFTLAALVVRISCHTDCRQHPQKKFLQDQESSSNSSDSENGSSDAASDISVRRHRRFERTLNKNIFTSAEELERAQRLEERERIIREIWMNGQPEVPCTRSLNRYY from the coding sequence aaaATCCTGAGCGAGCAGCTCTGTACTTTGTCTCTGGTGTGTGCATCGGGCTGGTTTTTACCCTAGCTGCCTTGGTGGTGAGGATCTCTTGCCACACAGACTGTCGGCAGCATCCTCAGAAGAAGTTCCTGCAGGACCAAgaaagcagcagcaacagcagcgaCAGTGAGAATGGCAGCTCGGACGCGGCATCAGACATCTCAGTCAGGAGACATCGCCGCTTTGAGAGGACTTTGAACAAGAACATCTTCACCTCAGCGGAGGAGCTGGAGCGCGCCCAGCGGCTAGAGGAGCGGGAACGCATCATCAGGGAGATTTGGATGAATGGTCAGCCTGAGGTTCCTTGCACCAGGAGCCTGAACCGCTACTACTAG